One Glutamicibacter halophytocola DNA segment encodes these proteins:
- a CDS encoding ABC transporter permease subunit produces the protein MKTLDLVPKRQVSSVGPLLAATRAEITKFRGSRSLTGLYAAGILATIALGWLLGASAKASGDNGFDTAIPAPLLVFATLQFGQLFFAAAAALHMTGEYSSGTITSTLQAVPRRGIMVGSKALVLGTLGMATGLVLIPVATIPTALGAGQYGQFAFADLFSASLGAGTYLALLNLMVLGLGLLCRNSAGALVSLIALVLCLPQILQLIPMDWVQTLIQYLPTNAATFMATGATEPYGPAMAFVILVAWSAALLGAGTVALKKRDA, from the coding sequence ATGAAAACACTTGATCTTGTTCCGAAGCGCCAGGTATCCAGCGTTGGCCCGTTGCTTGCTGCGACGCGAGCCGAAATCACGAAGTTCCGCGGCTCGCGTTCTCTCACCGGATTGTACGCAGCAGGAATCCTCGCCACGATTGCGCTGGGCTGGCTGCTGGGCGCCAGCGCCAAGGCCAGCGGCGACAACGGCTTCGACACCGCGATACCCGCGCCATTGCTGGTCTTTGCCACGCTGCAGTTCGGGCAGCTGTTTTTTGCTGCGGCAGCGGCGCTGCACATGACCGGCGAGTACTCCAGCGGCACCATCACCAGCACCTTGCAGGCGGTGCCACGCCGCGGAATCATGGTGGGCTCCAAGGCTTTGGTCCTGGGCACACTCGGCATGGCCACCGGACTGGTGCTGATTCCGGTGGCCACGATTCCCACTGCCTTGGGCGCCGGGCAGTACGGACAATTTGCCTTCGCGGATCTGTTCTCGGCTTCCCTGGGGGCAGGAACCTATTTGGCCCTGCTGAATCTGATGGTGCTCGGGCTGGGACTGCTGTGCCGGAATTCGGCCGGAGCCCTTGTCTCGCTCATTGCCCTCGTGCTTTGCCTGCCGCAAATCCTCCAGCTGATACCCATGGACTGGGTGCAGACGCTGATCCAGTACCTGCCGACGAATGCTGCAACTTTCATGGCCACAGGTGCCACCGAACCTTATGGGCCAGCGATGGCGTTCGTGATTCTTGTAGCGTGGAGTGCTGCGCTGCTGGGTGCTGGCACGGTGGCCTTGAAAAAGCGCGACGCCTAG
- a CDS encoding DUF6153 family protein yields MVVGMGSKSNAMQQGQRRIPPLALLQLALLVGAVFIGLLSMHVLMSPTTPAAAPMSSSGQGMIAHSLAHDSDMVPAGGDEGHGCEECPMDHEMSAAGCVLALLALLLFLRPPGILSRGKKLAMSPEALTLCRPRFLPSRPDLMALGICRT; encoded by the coding sequence ATGGTTGTGGGTATGGGTAGCAAGAGCAACGCGATGCAACAAGGACAAAGGCGGATTCCTCCTTTGGCCTTGTTGCAATTGGCTTTGCTCGTTGGCGCCGTATTTATCGGATTGCTCTCGATGCATGTCTTGATGTCTCCGACGACGCCAGCGGCGGCACCGATGAGCTCGTCCGGGCAGGGCATGATCGCTCATTCTTTGGCCCATGATTCCGATATGGTGCCAGCTGGCGGCGACGAAGGCCACGGGTGTGAAGAGTGCCCGATGGATCATGAAATGTCGGCTGCCGGATGCGTCCTCGCGTTGCTGGCTTTGCTGCTGTTTCTGCGTCCGCCGGGAATTCTGTCACGTGGCAAGAAGTTGGCGATGAGCCCGGAGGCTTTGACGCTTTGCCGCCCGCGGTTCCTTCCATCCAGGCCGGACCTGATGGCTTTGGGGATCTGTCGAACGTGA
- a CDS encoding DUF305 domain-containing protein — protein MKHKTLCVGALALSTLIALTSCAADQGQEAQATSESHGSEHQMPSPSAPAAGEANAADMSFASGMKAHHEQALEMSTDLLGKEQIPGEVRQLAEQIKSAQTPEIELMERWLSGWDMPEGMDHGQMNHDEGMISQEDITSLKEATGPTAAKLFLEQMIAHHEGAVEMAETEIADGSYPEAIELSKNIVESQTQEIQEMKDLLSTL, from the coding sequence ATGAAGCACAAGACCTTATGCGTTGGCGCCCTGGCGCTGAGCACCCTTATCGCGCTGACCTCATGCGCAGCAGATCAAGGCCAGGAAGCCCAGGCCACATCCGAATCCCACGGATCGGAACACCAGATGCCATCACCGTCGGCGCCGGCTGCCGGTGAGGCCAATGCCGCGGACATGAGCTTCGCCAGCGGCATGAAAGCGCACCATGAACAGGCCTTGGAGATGTCCACGGACCTGCTGGGCAAAGAGCAGATCCCGGGCGAGGTCAGGCAGCTGGCGGAACAGATCAAATCCGCGCAGACCCCGGAAATCGAGCTGATGGAGCGCTGGCTGTCCGGATGGGATATGCCAGAAGGCATGGACCACGGGCAGATGAATCACGACGAGGGAATGATTTCGCAAGAGGACATCACGTCGTTGAAGGAGGCCACCGGCCCCACGGCAGCAAAACTGTTCCTTGAGCAGATGATCGCGCATCACGAGGGCGCGGTCGAGATGGCCGAGACGGAGATTGCCGATGGCTCGTACCCCGAGGCCATCGAATTGTCCAAGAATATTGTTGAATCCCAGACCCAGGAAATCCAGGAGATGAAGGACCTGTTGAGCACGCTCTAG
- a CDS encoding DoxX family membrane protein, producing MTRQLSNPRHAARLALGAFLAYAGISHLSFAREEFQAQVPPSLPLDPDLVVIVSGVAEVGLGVSLLALLKKRVHVGWIVALFFVAVFPGNIAQLLEHRDAFGLDTEGKRLARLFFQPVLIALALWGTGAWRDRDQLRTKS from the coding sequence ATGACTAGACAGCTCAGCAACCCGAGGCACGCAGCCCGGCTGGCATTGGGCGCGTTCCTGGCCTACGCCGGCATCAGCCACCTGAGCTTTGCCCGCGAAGAGTTCCAGGCTCAGGTTCCGCCGAGCCTTCCGCTGGATCCGGATCTGGTGGTCATCGTCTCGGGGGTGGCCGAGGTGGGGCTTGGCGTCTCCTTGCTGGCGTTGCTCAAGAAGCGCGTGCACGTCGGCTGGATCGTTGCCTTGTTCTTCGTTGCCGTGTTCCCTGGCAACATTGCCCAGCTGCTTGAGCACCGGGATGCCTTTGGGCTCGACACCGAGGGCAAGCGGCTAGCCCGGCTCTTCTTCCAGCCGGTGCTCATCGCCCTGGCTCTGTGGGGCACCGGCGCATGGCGCGACCGGGATCAGCTCCGGACCAAGAGCTAG
- a CDS encoding organic hydroperoxide resistance protein, which produces METLYTAEALSTGQGREGRAQTPDGRLDLVLTAPKELGGSGIGTNPEQLFAAGYSACFHSALNTVARARKIKVEDSSVGGRVSLHREGEGYKLSVELEVVIPGMDHEAAQELADAAHAVCPYSNATRGNIDVTVTVSDD; this is translated from the coding sequence ATGGAAACCTTGTACACCGCAGAAGCACTATCCACCGGCCAGGGACGCGAGGGCCGCGCCCAGACCCCGGACGGACGTCTTGACCTGGTCCTCACTGCCCCGAAGGAATTGGGCGGCAGCGGCATCGGCACCAACCCGGAGCAGCTCTTTGCCGCAGGCTATTCGGCTTGCTTCCATTCGGCACTGAACACCGTGGCCCGCGCCCGCAAAATCAAGGTTGAGGATTCCAGTGTCGGCGGACGGGTCAGCCTGCACCGCGAAGGCGAAGGCTACAAGCTCTCGGTTGAGCTTGAAGTTGTCATCCCGGGCATGGACCACGAAGCAGCGCAGGAGCTTGCCGACGCAGCCCACGCCGTCTGCCCCTACTCCAACGCCACCCGCGGAAACATCGACGTCACCGTCACAGTCTCCGATGACTAG
- a CDS encoding MarR family winged helix-turn-helix transcriptional regulator — MAIVDEMVCFSLYSASRATNRAYAELLAPWQLTYTQYLVLVVLWNEGPKPVREIGDMLQLDSGTLSPLLRRLESKDYIQRQRSEADSRVVNVALTQSGTDLRQELAHIPEQIACGTGLPDVESATALVNSLHRITQTMQTLPLADR; from the coding sequence ATGGCGATAGTTGATGAGATGGTGTGCTTCTCCCTGTACTCGGCAAGCCGGGCAACCAACAGGGCGTACGCGGAGCTCTTGGCCCCCTGGCAGCTGACCTACACCCAGTACCTGGTGCTGGTCGTGTTGTGGAATGAAGGGCCAAAGCCGGTGCGGGAAATCGGCGATATGCTCCAGCTTGATTCCGGGACGCTCTCTCCGCTGCTGCGGCGCCTGGAAAGCAAAGACTACATCCAGCGGCAGCGCAGCGAAGCCGACAGCCGGGTCGTCAACGTGGCGCTGACCCAATCGGGGACTGATCTGCGCCAGGAATTGGCACATATCCCAGAACAAATCGCCTGCGGCACGGGGCTTCCCGACGTCGAAAGCGCCACAGCGCTCGTGAATTCGCTTCATCGAATCACCCAAACGATGCAAACCCTCCCCCTGGCGGACCGCTGA
- a CDS encoding efflux RND transporter permease subunit, with amino-acid sequence MQRLAILSLKNRALIALVTIFAAVFGVISMGSLKQELIPSLEFPQISVMATQMGASPEVIDEQVAAPLETALQAVEGLESSSATSQAGFTRIALTFEYGTDMDRARSQVERAISNAKQQLPDGVEPTALAGSIADLPVLMLAVSSDESLDALNDDVERIALPKLQKIDGVREASVSGGASQHIAVIPKDSEMTRAGLNVGDLKDGIENAGSPIPVGNMDVDGLELPVIAGSTPDNLDAIKDIPLVTDNGPVLLKDVADVSVKADDATSVTRTNGEETLSISVTKTPDGDTVAISHAVAAMVADLESELGHKATMTTIFDQAPFIEDSISHLAIEGALGLGFAVIIILVFLFSVRSTLVTAISIPLSLMVTFIGMNVFGYTLNMLTLGALTISIGRVVDDSIVVIENIKRHLSFGESKAQSILLAVREVAGAITAATLTTVAVFLPIALVGGMAGELFSPFALTMTIALLASLLVSLTIVPVLAYWFLPHRPGTDKARTVHVAEDKSWMQRAYLPVLKSTQKHPVITLLASVLILAGTVAMTPLLNTNLLGSTGENSISVTAKMPSGTALDTTVAEAGKIESKLREIDGVEDVQMTVGTASGMAAMFASGSDTASFTAITDPDDDQEALANTVRQQVEGLDLSKDMNVTFGSNSSAMASSDVTVQIKAPDEALLREATQQMREALKDTAHVTGITDNLSAEREQVSIDINADQAAAAGLTESQLASMVAGQVSPVPAGTLRLDYTDLTVQIGEGLKLDSLQKLRELKIPTATGVQELQDLAKVDRANVVQQVTTSNGERIATVTLTPEENMLGRVSTAVAKTLDTVELPQGASAEVGGAATEQAESFNQLYLALLAAIAIVYVIMVATFKSLIQPLVLLVSIPFAATGAIGLLLISGIPLGLPSLIGMLMLVGIVVTNAIVLIDLINQYRVATPERPAMSLNDAIMHGARQRLRPILMTALATIFALIPMGLGLTGQSGFISQPLAVVVIGGLVSSTLLTLVLVPVLYRLVESGKEKRAVRRANRKHSAQQGTDAADLAVAMDTASAKIATPAAAAPAARAASKAPETTVRNPQPDAGPGASVVHPFTGQIPTTRKERRAIEEMISKSAKDSAEDS; translated from the coding sequence ATGCAACGCTTGGCCATCTTGTCATTGAAGAACCGGGCGCTCATTGCGCTGGTCACGATCTTCGCCGCTGTGTTCGGTGTGATCTCCATGGGATCACTGAAACAGGAACTGATCCCGTCCCTGGAGTTCCCCCAGATCTCGGTCATGGCCACCCAGATGGGTGCCAGCCCCGAGGTCATCGATGAACAGGTCGCTGCCCCGCTGGAAACAGCCTTGCAGGCGGTTGAAGGGCTTGAATCATCCAGCGCTACCTCGCAGGCCGGCTTCACCCGCATCGCATTGACCTTCGAATACGGGACCGACATGGACCGCGCCCGCTCACAGGTGGAGCGCGCCATCTCCAACGCCAAGCAGCAATTGCCAGACGGTGTCGAGCCCACTGCCTTGGCTGGCTCCATTGCCGATCTGCCGGTTCTGATGCTCGCGGTGTCATCCGATGAGTCCCTCGACGCGCTCAATGACGATGTCGAGCGCATTGCGCTTCCCAAGCTCCAGAAAATCGACGGGGTGCGCGAAGCCTCCGTGTCCGGCGGCGCCTCCCAGCACATCGCCGTGATCCCCAAGGACAGCGAGATGACTCGCGCAGGGCTGAATGTCGGAGATCTCAAGGACGGCATTGAAAATGCCGGCTCGCCCATCCCTGTGGGCAATATGGACGTGGACGGATTGGAACTTCCGGTCATTGCCGGATCCACCCCGGATAACTTGGATGCCATCAAGGACATTCCCCTGGTCACCGACAACGGACCGGTGCTGCTCAAGGACGTTGCCGACGTCTCGGTGAAGGCCGATGACGCCACCAGCGTCACTCGCACCAATGGCGAGGAAACGCTGTCCATCTCGGTCACCAAAACCCCGGATGGCGATACTGTCGCGATCTCCCACGCGGTAGCGGCCATGGTCGCCGACCTTGAATCGGAATTAGGCCACAAGGCCACCATGACCACGATTTTCGACCAGGCGCCCTTCATCGAGGACTCGATCAGCCACCTGGCGATCGAAGGCGCCCTCGGCTTGGGCTTTGCTGTCATCATCATCCTGGTCTTCCTCTTCTCGGTACGTTCCACGCTGGTCACCGCCATCTCGATTCCGCTCTCGCTGATGGTCACCTTCATCGGCATGAACGTCTTCGGCTACACGCTGAACATGCTGACCCTCGGTGCGCTGACCATCTCCATCGGCCGAGTGGTTGACGACTCGATTGTGGTCATCGAGAACATCAAGCGGCATTTGTCCTTCGGCGAATCCAAGGCGCAGTCCATCTTGCTGGCCGTCAGGGAAGTTGCCGGGGCTATTACCGCAGCCACGTTGACCACTGTTGCGGTCTTCCTCCCCATTGCCCTGGTCGGCGGCATGGCCGGCGAGCTGTTCAGCCCGTTTGCCTTGACCATGACCATTGCGCTGCTCGCTTCCTTGCTGGTGTCGCTCACGATCGTCCCGGTCCTTGCCTACTGGTTCCTTCCGCATCGCCCGGGAACCGATAAGGCGCGCACGGTTCACGTCGCCGAGGACAAGTCCTGGATGCAGCGCGCGTACCTGCCGGTGCTGAAGTCCACGCAGAAGCATCCGGTGATCACCCTGCTGGCCTCGGTGCTCATTCTTGCCGGCACCGTCGCCATGACGCCCTTGCTCAATACCAACCTGCTGGGTTCCACCGGTGAAAACTCGATCAGCGTGACCGCGAAGATGCCTTCCGGCACGGCCCTGGACACCACGGTGGCAGAAGCGGGAAAGATCGAATCGAAGCTGCGCGAGATCGATGGCGTTGAAGATGTGCAGATGACGGTGGGCACCGCCAGCGGCATGGCTGCCATGTTCGCGTCGGGCTCGGATACCGCCAGCTTCACGGCCATCACCGACCCCGACGATGACCAGGAAGCGCTGGCCAACACGGTGCGCCAGCAGGTTGAGGGACTCGATCTCTCGAAGGACATGAACGTCACCTTTGGCTCCAATTCCTCGGCCATGGCTTCCAGCGATGTCACCGTGCAGATCAAGGCTCCGGACGAGGCACTGCTGCGCGAGGCTACACAGCAGATGCGCGAGGCGTTGAAGGATACCGCCCACGTCACGGGCATCACCGATAACCTTTCGGCAGAACGCGAACAGGTATCTATCGACATCAATGCCGATCAGGCCGCTGCCGCCGGGCTGACCGAGTCGCAGTTGGCTTCCATGGTGGCGGGCCAGGTCTCCCCTGTCCCCGCTGGCACGCTGCGCCTGGATTACACGGATCTGACGGTGCAGATCGGCGAGGGCCTGAAGCTGGACAGCTTGCAGAAGCTGCGCGAGCTGAAGATCCCGACGGCCACCGGCGTGCAAGAGCTGCAGGATCTTGCCAAGGTGGATCGCGCCAACGTGGTCCAGCAGGTCACGACCTCCAACGGAGAACGCATTGCCACGGTGACGCTGACTCCCGAAGAGAACATGCTGGGCAGGGTTTCGACGGCGGTTGCCAAGACCCTGGACACCGTTGAGCTACCCCAGGGTGCCAGCGCAGAGGTTGGCGGCGCGGCCACAGAGCAGGCGGAATCCTTCAACCAGCTGTATCTGGCACTTCTTGCAGCGATTGCCATCGTCTACGTGATCATGGTGGCGACGTTCAAGTCGCTGATCCAGCCGCTGGTTCTGCTGGTATCCATTCCGTTTGCTGCCACCGGCGCCATCGGGCTGCTGCTGATCTCGGGCATCCCGCTGGGCCTGCCGTCGCTGATTGGCATGCTGATGCTGGTGGGCATTGTCGTCACCAACGCCATCGTGCTCATCGACTTGATCAACCAGTACCGCGTGGCAACACCAGAGCGTCCGGCGATGAGCTTGAACGACGCGATCATGCACGGTGCCCGCCAGCGTTTGCGCCCGATTTTGATGACTGCGCTGGCCACCATTTTCGCGCTGATTCCGATGGGCCTTGGACTGACCGGCCAATCCGGATTCATCTCGCAGCCGCTGGCTGTCGTGGTGATCGGCGGCTTGGTTTCCTCTACCCTGCTGACCCTGGTTCTGGTTCCGGTGCTCTACCGCCTGGTCGAGTCGGGCAAGGAAAAGCGCGCTGTGCGCCGTGCCAACCGCAAGCATTCGGCACAACAGGGCACCGACGCTGCAGATCTAGCTGTGGCCATGGATACTGCCAGCGCCAAGATCGCTACGCCCGCCGCGGCTGCCCCGGCGGCACGCGCGGCTTCCAAGGCACCGGAAACCACGGTCCGCAACCCCCAGCCAGATGCGGGGCCCGGCGCTTCGGTGGTCCACCCTTTCACCGGCCAGATTCCCACGACGCGCAAGGAACGGCGGGCTATCGAAGAGATGATCAGTAAGTCGGCCAAGGATTCTGCAGAAGATTCCTGA
- the mgrA gene encoding L-glyceraldehyde 3-phosphate reductase produces MSYSAAENRYESMPYRRVGRSGLKLPAISLGLWHNFGDDKRFDEQNAILRRAFDLGVTHFDLANNYGPPDGTAETNFGRHLAQDFKPYRDELVISSKAGHRMWPGPYGDGGSRKYLLSSLDQSLERMGLEYVDIFYSHRPDPETPMEETMGALDQAVRSGKALYAGISSYSPEQTLEAARILKELGTPLLIHQPSYSMFNRWTEAGEPNLFQALEQAGAGSIAFSPLAQGLLTNRYLNGIPENSRATKGRFLSESAITEPILNRIRGLNGIAEQRGQTLAQMAISWLLRDQPVGTPVTSALVGASSVKQLEDSLAAVDHLEFSAEELAAIDQFAAESGGNVRA; encoded by the coding sequence ATGTCTTACTCCGCAGCGGAAAACCGCTATGAATCCATGCCGTACCGCCGCGTTGGACGAAGCGGCCTGAAACTTCCCGCGATTTCACTGGGCCTGTGGCACAACTTCGGTGATGACAAGCGCTTCGACGAGCAGAATGCAATCCTGCGCCGCGCCTTTGACCTTGGCGTCACGCACTTCGATCTGGCAAATAACTACGGTCCCCCGGATGGCACGGCCGAAACCAATTTCGGGCGTCACCTTGCCCAGGACTTCAAGCCCTACCGCGATGAGCTGGTCATCTCCAGCAAGGCCGGGCACCGCATGTGGCCGGGACCCTACGGGGATGGCGGCTCGCGCAAATACTTGCTCTCCAGCCTTGACCAGTCGTTGGAGCGCATGGGACTGGAATATGTGGACATCTTCTACAGCCACCGGCCCGACCCGGAAACCCCAATGGAAGAAACCATGGGGGCGCTTGATCAGGCGGTGCGTTCCGGCAAGGCCCTCTACGCCGGCATTTCGTCGTACTCCCCCGAGCAGACCCTTGAAGCTGCGCGAATCCTCAAGGAGCTGGGAACCCCGCTGCTGATCCACCAGCCGAGCTACTCCATGTTCAACCGGTGGACCGAAGCCGGGGAACCAAATCTGTTCCAAGCCCTGGAACAGGCTGGCGCCGGATCAATCGCGTTCTCCCCGCTGGCCCAGGGCTTGCTCACCAACCGGTACTTGAACGGCATTCCAGAAAACTCCCGCGCCACCAAGGGGCGCTTCCTTTCCGAATCCGCCATTACCGAGCCAATCCTGAACCGCATCCGCGGGCTCAACGGCATCGCGGAACAGCGCGGGCAGACCTTGGCTCAAATGGCGATCTCATGGCTTCTGCGCGACCAGCCGGTCGGCACTCCGGTCACCTCCGCACTGGTGGGCGCTTCCAGCGTGAAGCAGCTGGAAGATTCGCTGGCCGCAGTCGATCATCTCGAGTTCTCGGCCGAAGAATTGGCCGCCATCGACCAGTTCGCCGCAGAATCAGGAGGAAACGTCCGGGCATAA
- a CDS encoding Ltp family lipoprotein, with protein MLLEWEQFLPSSSFAICSKEDALSIRFNPPPAWRPYLPNDFNPDVAWIPERSWGAPPVGWPLWIDSGTGQAAEPPIEYSQNPYLFISVMPDWKAEESASTEAKQNGQEAGEGRKRLSRGKKIGLGVASGIVIIMIIAALSGGGDDGGIAPVAGASASPSDAVASAENSEDPVAASSQDSQAEESAKAAAEAKAEEEKAAASSEAAAEEKAQAEADKKAEAEAKEKAEKEAKAKEKAEAEAAAKAEEESGTVSQQNALGKAADYLDYTAFSKSGLVDQLEFEGFSKSDATWAVERLDVDWNEQAAIKAADYLDYSSFSKSGLIDQLMFEGFTKKQATYGVGTTGL; from the coding sequence GTGCTACTTGAATGGGAGCAATTTTTGCCATCAAGTTCATTCGCGATTTGTTCCAAGGAGGATGCGTTGTCTATTCGCTTCAATCCACCGCCAGCCTGGCGGCCATACCTTCCAAATGACTTTAATCCCGATGTCGCGTGGATTCCTGAGCGGTCATGGGGTGCTCCACCAGTGGGGTGGCCATTGTGGATAGATAGCGGTACAGGTCAAGCCGCCGAGCCCCCAATCGAATATTCACAGAATCCCTATTTGTTTATCTCAGTCATGCCTGATTGGAAAGCTGAAGAGAGCGCATCAACTGAGGCGAAACAAAACGGGCAAGAAGCTGGGGAGGGCAGAAAACGACTCAGCCGTGGAAAGAAAATTGGGCTAGGCGTTGCGAGCGGAATCGTCATCATCATGATCATCGCCGCGCTCAGTGGAGGCGGAGATGACGGAGGAATCGCACCTGTTGCGGGCGCCAGTGCCAGCCCTTCGGATGCTGTTGCGAGCGCGGAAAATTCCGAAGATCCTGTTGCTGCTTCTTCTCAAGATTCACAAGCCGAAGAAAGCGCTAAAGCTGCGGCAGAAGCAAAAGCAGAGGAAGAAAAAGCCGCCGCGAGTTCCGAAGCTGCAGCTGAAGAAAAAGCCCAAGCTGAGGCTGATAAGAAAGCGGAAGCTGAAGCAAAGGAAAAAGCAGAAAAAGAAGCAAAGGCTAAAGAAAAGGCCGAAGCCGAGGCGGCAGCCAAAGCGGAAGAGGAATCTGGTACCGTTAGCCAACAGAATGCACTGGGAAAAGCGGCGGATTACCTGGATTACACCGCGTTCTCAAAGTCGGGACTTGTTGACCAGCTTGAATTTGAGGGTTTTTCTAAGAGTGATGCGACGTGGGCCGTGGAACGATTGGACGTTGATTGGAATGAACAAGCTGCCATAAAGGCCGCAGATTACTTGGACTATTCATCGTTCTCAAAATCGGGCTTGATTGACCAATTGATGTTTGAGGGGTTTACAAAGAAGCAAGCGACATACGGAGTGGGAACAACCGGCCTATAG
- a CDS encoding malate:quinone oxidoreductase, with protein sequence MEILVPSETSTESFDVVLIGAGIMSATLGTLINQLEPTWSIGLFENLDQAGQESSSPWNNAGTGHSALCELNYAPAAADGSVDPAKAIGINEQFQISRQFFSWAVENKRAADNSFINALPHMSFVIGEDHSKYLKTRYEALKPNALFEDMEFTTELDTINQWAPLVAQGRDASQTVAASRVVAGTDVDFGRLTSDLTNSLSAAGASVNYGHKVQNLKRSGAGWELTVKDKASGAVKNVKAKFVFVGAGGGALPLLQKSGIDEIKGFGGFPVSGQFLRCTDESVIDQHNAKVYGQASVGAPPMSVPHLDTRFVDGKRSLMFGPYAGFSMNFLKSTGQLDLPLSLRAHNIIPMLAVGKDNLDLTTYLIKEVLKSRAKKDEALAEYFPAADGSQWELITAGQRVQVIKKDAKKGGVLQFGTEVITSSDGTISGLLGASPGASTATPIMIGLLSRCFPKQFAGWESKLKDVIPSYGQKLNENPALYAEVKAATDKVLGLN encoded by the coding sequence ATGGAGATCCTCGTGCCTTCTGAAACGTCAACCGAATCTTTTGACGTAGTACTAATCGGTGCCGGCATCATGAGTGCCACCCTTGGCACTCTGATCAACCAGCTGGAACCAACTTGGTCTATTGGTCTCTTTGAGAACCTGGACCAGGCAGGGCAGGAATCCTCCTCCCCTTGGAACAACGCTGGAACCGGCCACTCGGCCCTGTGCGAGTTGAACTACGCACCGGCCGCGGCGGACGGTTCAGTTGATCCAGCCAAGGCCATTGGCATCAACGAGCAGTTCCAGATCTCCCGCCAGTTCTTCTCCTGGGCCGTGGAGAACAAGCGCGCAGCTGACAACAGCTTCATCAACGCACTGCCCCACATGTCCTTCGTTATCGGCGAAGACCACTCCAAGTACCTGAAGACCCGCTATGAGGCCTTGAAGCCTAACGCGCTCTTCGAAGACATGGAATTCACCACCGAGCTGGACACCATCAACCAGTGGGCTCCACTGGTTGCCCAGGGACGCGATGCTTCGCAGACCGTAGCGGCCTCGCGCGTTGTGGCAGGAACCGACGTTGACTTCGGCCGGCTGACCAGCGACCTGACCAACTCGCTGAGCGCCGCTGGCGCCTCGGTGAACTACGGGCACAAGGTTCAGAACCTCAAGCGCTCCGGTGCCGGCTGGGAACTGACCGTGAAGGACAAGGCCTCAGGCGCAGTCAAGAACGTCAAGGCCAAGTTCGTCTTCGTTGGCGCCGGTGGCGGCGCCTTGCCGCTGCTGCAGAAGTCCGGCATTGACGAGATCAAGGGCTTCGGCGGCTTCCCAGTCTCCGGCCAGTTCCTGCGTTGCACCGACGAGTCGGTCATCGACCAGCACAACGCCAAGGTCTACGGCCAGGCATCGGTGGGCGCCCCTCCAATGTCGGTGCCTCATTTGGACACCCGCTTTGTTGATGGCAAGCGCTCTTTGATGTTCGGCCCTTATGCCGGCTTCTCCATGAACTTCCTGAAGTCCACCGGCCAGCTGGACCTGCCGCTGTCGCTGCGTGCGCACAACATCATCCCGATGCTGGCTGTCGGCAAGGACAACTTGGACCTGACCACTTACCTGATCAAGGAAGTTCTCAAGTCCCGCGCCAAGAAGGACGAGGCACTGGCCGAGTACTTCCCGGCCGCCGATGGTTCCCAGTGGGAACTGATCACCGCGGGCCAGCGCGTACAGGTCATCAAGAAGGATGCCAAGAAGGGCGGCGTGCTGCAGTTCGGCACCGAGGTCATCACCTCTTCGGACGGCACCATCTCCGGCCTGCTCGGCGCTTCACCTGGAGCCTCCACTGCTACCCCGATCATGATCGGCCTGCTCTCGCGCTGCTTCCCGAAGCAGTTCGCGGGCTGGGAGTCGAAGCTGAAGGACGTCATTCCTTCCTACGGCCAGAAGCTGAACGAAAACCCGGCACTTTACGCCGAGGTCAAGGCAGCCACCGATAAGGTATTGGGCCTGAATTAA